One genomic segment of Ignavibacteriota bacterium includes these proteins:
- a CDS encoding peroxiredoxin → MRKLFLLFIVITLISCGGSAENLSVGNKAPDFTLQDSDGNFFTLSEYKGKSPVVIYFYPKANTPGCTTEACGIRDQYSQFKENGIVIFGISVDSKEDNKNFINDHNLNFPLLSDETKSVSESYGVLNNIGKASRITFIIDKDGNFSNIIRDVNVETHADQVFELAKKLL, encoded by the coding sequence ATGCGAAAATTATTTTTGTTATTTATTGTAATTACTTTAATTTCATGCGGCGGAAGCGCTGAAAATTTATCCGTAGGAAACAAAGCCCCCGATTTTACTCTTCAAGATTCAGATGGAAATTTTTTTACACTTTCTGAATACAAAGGTAAATCTCCGGTAGTTATTTATTTTTATCCAAAAGCTAACACTCCCGGCTGTACAACAGAAGCTTGCGGAATTAGAGATCAATATTCACAATTTAAAGAAAACGGAATTGTAATTTTTGGTATTTCCGTTGATTCAAAAGAAGATAATAAAAATTTTATTAACGATCACAATTTGAACTTCCCGCTTCTTTCTGATGAAACAAAATCTGTTTCCGAAAGTTATGGAGTTTTGAATAACATTGGGAAAGCAAGCAGAATAACATTTATAATTGATAAAGATGGAAATTTCTCAAATATTATTCGTGATGTAAATGTAGAAACCCATGCTGATCAAGTATTTGAATTAGCAAAAAAATTATTATAA
- the groES gene encoding co-chaperone GroES: protein MKEFKIKPLEDRVIVKPSNAVEKTKGGIILPDTAKEKPIEGTIVATGPGRIKDDGNAISMNVKVGDKVLYGKYSGNEITIDDEQYLIMRESDIFGILS, encoded by the coding sequence ATGAAAGAATTCAAAATTAAACCTCTGGAAGACAGAGTTATAGTTAAACCAAGTAATGCTGTTGAAAAAACAAAAGGCGGAATAATTTTACCGGATACCGCAAAAGAAAAACCAATTGAAGGTACGATTGTCGCAACTGGTCCCGGTAGAATAAAAGATGATGGGAATGCAATTTCCATGAATGTAAAAGTTGGAGACAAAGTTTTATACGGAAAATATTCCGGCAATGAAATTACAATTGATGATGAACAATATCTAATAATGCGTGAAAGTGATATTTTCGGAATCTTGTCATAA
- the groL gene encoding chaperonin GroEL (60 kDa chaperone family; promotes refolding of misfolded polypeptides especially under stressful conditions; forms two stacked rings of heptamers to form a barrel-shaped 14mer; ends can be capped by GroES; misfolded proteins enter the barrel where they are refolded when GroES binds) yields the protein MAAKIVEFGTEARAGLKIGVDKLANAVKVTLGPKGRNVVIDKKFGAPTITKDGVTVAKEIELEDATENMGAQMVKEVASKTSDVAGDGTTTATVLAQAIFREGLKNVTAGANPMDLKRGIDIAVAKVVEYLRSISKEVGGKDEIAQVGSISANNDKAIGELISDAMEKVGKDGVITVEEAKGTETGLEIVEGMQFDRGYLSPYFVTDSETMEAILESPQILIHDKKISSMKDLLPVLEKVAQAGRPLLIISEDLEGEALATLVVNKLRGTLRVAAVKAPGFGDRRKAMLEDIAVLTGGTVISEERGYKLENATVEFLGTAKKVVIDKDNTTIVEGAGEGEEIKKRVNEIKAQIENTTSDYDREKLQERLAKLSGGVAVLKIGAATEVEMKEKKARVEDALHATRAAVEEGIVAGGGVALVRAASVLDDLKGINADQTTGIKIVQKAMEEPLKQIVNNAGLEGAVVLNKVKEGKDDFGFDASTDEYVNMISAGIIDPTKVTRTALENAASVSSLLITTEAVVYEKKTEEKAPMMPPGGMGGMDGMY from the coding sequence ATGGCTGCAAAAATAGTTGAATTTGGCACAGAAGCTCGTGCTGGACTAAAGATAGGCGTTGATAAACTAGCAAACGCTGTAAAAGTTACTTTGGGTCCAAAAGGTAGAAATGTTGTAATCGATAAAAAATTTGGTGCTCCAACAATTACAAAAGATGGTGTTACGGTTGCTAAAGAAATTGAGTTAGAAGATGCAACTGAAAACATGGGTGCGCAAATGGTAAAAGAAGTAGCTTCCAAAACAAGTGATGTTGCCGGTGATGGAACAACAACCGCAACAGTATTAGCTCAAGCAATTTTTAGAGAAGGTTTAAAAAACGTTACTGCTGGTGCAAATCCAATGGATTTAAAAAGAGGAATTGATATAGCTGTCGCAAAAGTTGTAGAATATTTAAGATCTATTTCTAAAGAAGTTGGCGGAAAAGATGAAATTGCTCAAGTAGGTTCTATTTCAGCCAATAATGATAAAGCTATCGGAGAATTAATTTCTGATGCAATGGAAAAAGTTGGAAAAGATGGCGTAATTACTGTTGAAGAAGCAAAAGGTACAGAAACCGGATTGGAAATTGTTGAAGGTATGCAATTTGACCGCGGATATTTATCACCATATTTTGTTACAGATTCAGAAACTATGGAAGCAATTTTAGAAAGTCCGCAAATTTTAATTCATGATAAAAAAATCTCTTCGATGAAAGACCTTCTTCCAGTACTTGAAAAAGTTGCACAAGCCGGAAGACCACTTTTAATTATTTCTGAAGATTTAGAAGGCGAAGCTTTAGCAACATTAGTTGTTAATAAATTACGAGGTACTTTAAGAGTTGCTGCAGTAAAAGCACCTGGATTTGGCGATAGAAGAAAAGCTATGTTGGAAGATATTGCAGTACTAACTGGTGGTACAGTAATTTCTGAAGAAAGAGGTTACAAATTAGAAAATGCTACTGTAGAATTTTTAGGTACCGCTAAAAAAGTTGTAATTGATAAAGACAATACAACAATTGTTGAGGGTGCTGGAGAAGGCGAAGAAATTAAAAAACGAGTAAATGAAATTAAAGCTCAGATTGAAAATACAACTTCAGATTATGATAGAGAGAAATTGCAAGAAAGATTGGCAAAACTTTCCGGTGGTGTTGCTGTATTAAAAATTGGCGCTGCAACAGAAGTCGAAATGAAAGAAAAGAAAGCAAGAGTTGAAGATGCATTGCACGCTACAAGAGCAGCAGTTGAAGAAGGAATTGTTGCCGGCGGAGGTGTTGCGTTAGTTAGAGCTGCTTCTGTATTAGATGATTTAAAAGGTATAAATGCAGATCAAACAACCGGAATTAAAATTGTGCAAAAAGCAATGGAAGAACCTTTGAAACAAATTGTTAACAATGCTGGTTTAGAAGGTGCTGTTGTATTAAACAAAGTTAAAGAAGGAAAAGATGATTTTGGATTTGATGCATCAACTGATGAATATGTTAATATGATTTCTGCTGGTATTATTGATCCAACAAAAGTTACAAGAACTGCATTAGAAAATGCCGCATCTGTTTCTTCATTATTAATTACAACTGAAGCTGTTGTTTATGAGAAGAAAACTGAAGAAAAAGCTCCAATGATGCCTCCTGGCGGAATGGGCGGTATGGACGGAATGTATTAA
- a CDS encoding Crp/Fnr family transcriptional regulator, with amino-acid sequence MKSSSDFLYYVPIFSDLPDETIEQILQVGVRKAFKKETIILMEEDDSGALFIIITGKVKVTRTSNDGREVILNILSEADIFGEMALLDGLSRSATVTAIEDSELFIIQRNQFLEFLKEHPEISIALMQELSKRLRTADMQIKSLSLKDAEGKVATVIVQLANDHGRIRQGAVEIDKLPLQQDLANMAGTSRETISRTLHSFAKKGLIELEGSKLRIFQFDKFKSTYL; translated from the coding sequence ATGAAATCATCATCTGACTTTTTATATTATGTACCAATTTTTTCAGATTTACCGGATGAAACAATTGAACAAATATTGCAAGTTGGAGTAAGAAAAGCCTTTAAAAAAGAAACAATTATTTTAATGGAAGAAGATGATAGCGGTGCACTTTTTATAATTATTACTGGAAAAGTAAAAGTAACAAGAACTAGTAATGATGGAAGGGAAGTAATTTTAAATATTCTTTCTGAAGCTGATATATTTGGCGAAATGGCATTGCTGGATGGATTATCAAGATCTGCAACAGTTACGGCTATAGAAGATTCTGAATTATTTATAATACAGCGAAATCAATTCTTGGAATTTTTAAAGGAACATCCGGAAATATCAATTGCATTAATGCAGGAACTTTCAAAAAGATTAAGAACTGCTGATATGCAGATAAAATCGCTTTCCTTGAAAGATGCTGAAGGGAAAGTGGCAACTGTAATTGTTCAGTTAGCTAATGATCATGGAAGAATAAGACAAGGCGCAGTTGAAATAGATAAACTTCCGTTGCAGCAAGATTTGGCAAATATGGCTGGAACATCGAGAGAAACAATTTCCAGAACTTTGCACTCATTTGCAAAAAAAGGTTTGATTGAATTAGAAGGATCTAAATTAAGAATATTTCAATTTGATAAGTTTAAATCTACATATTTATAA
- a CDS encoding WG repeat-containing protein, with protein sequence MLAKKMYVKNKYQYIGVLSNTIRLKENELWGINDFEGNEILPMQFNEVFTISFGLRLIAAREGFFWKIYNNLGEEISSEKYDSLFPFYGMFGITKIKKGNKFGLLNKRGRKIIPINFKKIERFGQGLVLHNFDSTIEFVDKKSLMQLPEINSETYIDQIKEPVKNIIQNRITKKSKSY encoded by the coding sequence ATGCTTGCCAAAAAAATGTATGTGAAGAATAAATACCAATATATTGGCGTTCTTTCTAATACAATTCGATTAAAAGAAAATGAACTTTGGGGAATTAATGATTTTGAAGGTAATGAAATTCTTCCTATGCAGTTCAATGAAGTATTTACGATTTCGTTCGGTTTAAGATTAATAGCAGCACGTGAAGGATTTTTTTGGAAAATTTATAATAATCTCGGAGAAGAAATATCGTCTGAAAAATATGATTCTTTATTTCCATTTTACGGAATGTTTGGTATAACAAAAATTAAAAAAGGTAATAAATTCGGATTATTAAATAAACGTGGAAGAAAAATTATTCCAATAAATTTTAAAAAGATTGAAAGATTTGGGCAGGGTTTAGTTCTTCATAATTTTGATTCTACAATTGAATTTGTAGACAAAAAATCATTAATGCAATTACCAGAAATTAATTCTGAAACTTATATCGATCAAATAAAAGAACCTGTTAAAAATATTATTCAAAATAGAATTACAAAAAAAAGTAAATCCTACTAG
- a CDS encoding citramalate synthase encodes MRIELFDTTLRDGTQGEGINLSLQDKLLITQKLDAFGVDIIEGGWPGSNPKDEEYFRLVKNLDLTHSKICAFGSTARYPDKINQDNNLQLLLKAETPYISIFGKTWRFHSEVSLGLIDSQNEELIYKSVEFLVKEGRQVVFDAEHFFDGYKDDQEFAIKMLKAAEQGGASILVLCDTNGGTLPNEIFDIVEDVKNKCKLPLGIHAHNDGDLGVANSLMAIKAGAVHVQGTINGVGERCGNANLSSIIPNIVYKMGHQFSDKLDVTKTTTISHFISEIMNIEPNTRAPFVGLSAFAHKGGIHVSSVLKDSRMYEHLDPKAVGNKQRVVVSDLSGQSNIRYKAKEFGINLPEDKEFSKNFVNYLKSMEFDGYQFDGAEATFELLLRSELKEYKPFFSVKYSKVNVLQDQNNIHYSEAVLKVEVNGVIEHTAADGNGPVNALDSALRKALLRFFPEISQMKLIDYKVRVLGDKNGTKAKVRVLIESSDGVINWSTVGLSENIIEASLMALTDAMNYKLFKTNNLK; translated from the coding sequence ATGAGAATTGAACTATTTGACACAACTTTAAGAGACGGAACTCAAGGCGAAGGAATAAATCTTTCACTCCAAGATAAGTTATTAATTACTCAAAAATTAGACGCTTTTGGTGTTGATATTATTGAAGGTGGTTGGCCCGGAAGTAATCCAAAAGATGAGGAATATTTTCGACTTGTAAAAAATCTTGATCTTACACATTCAAAAATTTGTGCATTTGGGTCAACCGCAAGGTATCCGGATAAGATAAATCAAGATAATAATTTACAGCTTTTACTTAAAGCAGAGACACCATACATTTCTATATTTGGAAAAACTTGGAGATTTCATTCGGAAGTAAGCTTAGGATTGATAGATTCGCAAAATGAAGAGTTAATTTATAAATCAGTGGAGTTTTTAGTCAAGGAGGGTCGTCAAGTAGTTTTTGATGCAGAACATTTTTTTGATGGTTACAAAGATGATCAAGAATTTGCAATAAAAATGTTAAAAGCTGCGGAGCAAGGCGGAGCATCGATTTTAGTATTATGTGATACGAACGGCGGGACGTTACCAAATGAAATATTTGATATTGTGGAAGACGTTAAAAATAAGTGTAAATTACCTTTAGGAATTCATGCACATAATGATGGTGATCTTGGAGTTGCAAATTCACTTATGGCTATAAAAGCCGGAGCAGTTCATGTTCAAGGAACAATAAATGGAGTTGGAGAAAGATGCGGTAACGCAAATTTATCAAGCATTATTCCAAATATTGTTTACAAAATGGGACACCAATTTTCTGATAAGTTAGATGTTACAAAAACAACTACAATTTCGCATTTCATTTCTGAAATTATGAATATCGAACCAAATACAAGAGCGCCATTCGTTGGACTTTCAGCGTTTGCGCATAAAGGCGGAATTCATGTAAGTTCAGTTTTAAAAGACAGCAGAATGTATGAACATTTAGATCCAAAAGCAGTTGGAAATAAACAACGAGTAGTAGTATCGGATTTATCCGGACAAAGTAATATTCGTTATAAAGCAAAAGAATTTGGAATTAATCTTCCTGAGGATAAGGAGTTTAGCAAGAATTTTGTTAACTACTTAAAATCGATGGAGTTTGACGGTTACCAATTTGATGGCGCTGAAGCAACTTTTGAACTTTTGTTAAGAAGTGAATTGAAGGAATATAAACCTTTTTTTAGCGTTAAATATTCAAAAGTAAATGTTTTGCAAGATCAAAATAATATTCATTATTCGGAAGCTGTTTTGAAAGTAGAAGTTAATGGCGTAATTGAACATACTGCAGCAGATGGGAATGGACCTGTAAATGCATTGGATAGTGCTCTAAGAAAAGCATTGTTAAGATTTTTCCCAGAAATTTCTCAGATGAAACTTATTGATTATAAAGTAAGAGTTCTTGGTGACAAAAATGGTACTAAAGCAAAAGTACGAGTTTTAATTGAATCAAGTGACGGTGTAATTAATTGGTCAACAGTTGGTCTTTCGGAAAACATAATTGAAGCAAGCTTAATGGCTTTAACCGATGCAATGAATTATAAATTGTTTAAAACAAATAACCTAAAATAA
- a CDS encoding 3-isopropylmalate dehydratase, with protein MEKIIKGKAFVLGNNIDTDQIIPAEHLVYSLTDEDESKKYGQFALSGVPLNQSGLPNGGKPFIEGENYLSEYNVIIGGSNFGCGSSREHAPFALNKAGVKAIIAESYARIFYRNSVDGGFLIPLESNQKLNELISTGDEIELDLENYKLNNISTNSSFNLKQLGSVLPIVEAGGIFEYARKNNMI; from the coding sequence ATGGAAAAAATAATAAAAGGTAAAGCATTTGTTTTAGGAAATAATATTGATACAGACCAAATTATTCCCGCAGAACATTTAGTTTATAGTTTAACTGATGAAGATGAATCAAAGAAATATGGACAATTTGCACTTTCTGGTGTTCCATTAAATCAATCCGGATTACCAAATGGTGGAAAACCATTTATTGAAGGAGAAAATTATTTATCAGAATATAATGTAATAATTGGCGGTTCAAATTTTGGCTGCGGATCATCAAGGGAGCACGCTCCTTTCGCATTAAATAAAGCCGGTGTAAAAGCAATTATTGCTGAATCTTACGCAAGAATATTTTATAGAAATTCTGTTGACGGCGGTTTTTTAATCCCATTGGAATCAAATCAAAAATTAAATGAGCTGATTTCAACGGGGGATGAAATAGAATTAGATTTAGAAAATTATAAATTGAATAACATTTCAACAAATTCTTCGTTTAATCTAAAACAACTTGGAAGTGTTTTACCAATAGTTGAAGCCGGCGGAATTTTTGAATATGCAAGAAAAAATAACATGATTTAA
- a CDS encoding 3-isopropylmalate dehydratase large subunit, protein MGMTITEKILAKSAGLRNVTPGESVWLNVDTLMTHDVCGPPTIGIWKEQFGTKAKIWDKDKLVIFPDHYIFTANKHANRNVEILRQFACEYQIDNYYDVGTERYKGVCHVALAEEGYNVPGKVLIGTDSHSCTSGAFGMFSTGVGNTDAAFILGTGKIWEKIPETMKFTFNGLLPEYLTAKDLILAILGDITTDGGTYRALEFDGEGVFSFDMNERMTLTNMAIEAGAMNGIIAADQITEDYVKSKGVYEYEIFNSDVDAKYVSKFNYDVNKMEPLVAKPHSPDNRDTVRNVEGTKLTKAYIGSCTGGKLSDFKFASKILFGNKVKVPTFVVPASTQIAKDLEIETYNGISLKEIFVNAGCVIAQSSCAACLGGPDDTVGRSVDMDIVISTTNRNFPGRMGSKKSSVYLASPLTVAASAVNGVITDPRDFL, encoded by the coding sequence ATGGGAATGACAATTACAGAAAAAATATTAGCTAAATCAGCCGGATTGAGAAATGTTACTCCCGGCGAAAGTGTTTGGTTAAATGTCGATACACTTATGACGCATGATGTTTGCGGACCACCAACTATTGGAATTTGGAAAGAACAGTTTGGTACAAAAGCAAAAATTTGGGATAAAGATAAATTAGTAATTTTTCCAGATCATTACATTTTTACGGCAAATAAACATGCAAACAGAAATGTTGAAATTCTCCGCCAGTTTGCATGTGAATATCAAATTGATAATTACTATGATGTTGGAACCGAGAGATACAAAGGAGTTTGCCACGTTGCATTAGCAGAAGAAGGATACAATGTTCCCGGAAAAGTTTTAATCGGAACTGATTCACATTCATGTACTTCCGGAGCTTTTGGAATGTTCTCTACCGGAGTTGGAAATACTGATGCGGCATTCATATTGGGTACTGGAAAAATTTGGGAAAAAATTCCCGAAACAATGAAATTTACTTTTAACGGATTACTACCGGAATATCTAACAGCAAAAGATTTGATTCTCGCAATTCTTGGGGATATTACAACCGATGGTGGAACATATCGCGCATTAGAATTTGATGGTGAAGGTGTTTTTTCTTTTGATATGAATGAAAGAATGACTCTCACAAATATGGCAATTGAGGCTGGCGCAATGAATGGAATTATTGCCGCAGATCAAATTACAGAAGATTATGTGAAATCTAAAGGTGTGTATGAATATGAAATTTTTAATAGTGATGTTGATGCAAAATACGTAAGCAAATTTAATTATGATGTAAATAAAATGGAGCCATTAGTTGCAAAACCTCACAGCCCTGATAATAGAGACACAGTAAGAAATGTAGAAGGTACGAAATTGACAAAAGCATATATTGGTTCTTGTACCGGCGGTAAACTTTCTGATTTCAAATTTGCATCAAAAATTTTATTTGGGAATAAAGTTAAAGTTCCGACTTTCGTTGTGCCTGCTTCTACTCAAATAGCAAAAGATTTGGAAATAGAAACATATAATGGAATTTCACTGAAAGAAATTTTTGTCAATGCCGGTTGCGTTATTGCTCAAAGTTCATGCGCAGCTTGTCTTGGCGGACCTGATGACACAGTGGGAAGAAGCGTTGACATGGATATTGTAATTTCAACAACAAACAGAAATTTTCCCGGAAGAATGGGAAGTAAAAAGTCTTCAGTTTATTTAGCATCACCGTTAACAGTTGCGGCATCTGCAGTAAATGGAGTAATAACTGATCCAAGAGATTTTTTATAA
- a CDS encoding 2-isopropylmalate synthase, whose translation MKEKIIIFDTTLRDGEQSPGASLNIYEKLEIAHQLAKLNVDVIEAGFPVSSPAQFDAVHAISSEVEKIIAGLSRANEKDIDAAFKALQPAKYKRIHTFTSTSDYHILGKFGHEKYGISLEEKRKTILKMTFDSVAYAKSLCSDVEYSAEDAGRTDIGYLSEVIEAAIEAGANVVNIPDTTGYTFPSEFGNKIKELKRRVKNIDKAIISVHCHNDLGLAVANSIASIENGARQVECTINGIGERAGNASLEEIVMALKVRGDLLNFDTDINTREIYNSSKLVSGFTGILVQRNKAIVGENAFAHESGIHQDGMLKSRETYEIMTPEIVGYPKTKIILGRHSGRHGLKSRLNELGYEVSEEQLIQLYDEFTKLADKKKEVFDEDLRILMGDTISHKDDLYSLDHLQISSGSNSIPNAVIRIKVDGKIIQESAIGDGPIDAVFNAIERALSIHPEVESYNVRSVTSGRQALGEVLVRIRSNSKSFTGRGISTDVIEASALAYLSALNKKNTSIQLDKKFNSQNELTKVV comes from the coding sequence ATGAAAGAGAAAATCATAATATTTGATACGACATTAAGAGACGGTGAACAGTCACCCGGGGCATCATTAAATATTTACGAAAAATTAGAAATTGCACATCAACTTGCAAAACTAAATGTTGATGTTATTGAAGCAGGTTTTCCGGTTTCTTCTCCGGCACAATTTGATGCAGTTCATGCAATTTCCTCGGAAGTGGAAAAAATTATTGCCGGACTTTCCAGAGCAAATGAAAAAGATATTGATGCAGCTTTTAAAGCTTTGCAGCCGGCTAAATATAAGCGCATTCATACTTTTACAAGTACTTCGGATTATCACATTCTTGGAAAATTTGGTCATGAAAAATATGGCATTTCTCTTGAGGAAAAACGTAAAACAATTCTTAAAATGACTTTTGATTCTGTTGCGTATGCAAAATCTTTATGCAGCGATGTTGAATATTCAGCAGAAGATGCTGGAAGAACAGATATCGGATATTTATCAGAAGTAATTGAAGCAGCAATTGAAGCCGGTGCAAATGTCGTAAATATTCCGGATACAACCGGTTATACTTTCCCAAGTGAATTTGGAAATAAAATCAAAGAATTAAAAAGAAGAGTAAAAAATATTGATAAAGCGATTATAAGCGTTCATTGCCATAATGATTTGGGTTTGGCAGTTGCAAATTCAATTGCTTCAATAGAGAATGGTGCAAGACAAGTTGAGTGCACAATAAATGGAATCGGTGAGCGCGCTGGAAATGCTTCGTTGGAAGAAATTGTTATGGCGTTAAAAGTCCGCGGAGATTTATTAAATTTTGATACAGATATAAACACAAGAGAAATTTATAATTCGAGTAAATTGGTTTCCGGATTTACCGGAATTTTGGTTCAGCGGAATAAAGCAATTGTTGGCGAAAATGCATTTGCACACGAGTCCGGAATTCATCAAGACGGTATGTTGAAAAGCAGAGAAACTTATGAAATTATGACTCCGGAAATTGTTGGATATCCCAAAACCAAAATTATTTTAGGAAGGCATTCTGGAAGACATGGATTAAAATCAAGATTAAATGAACTTGGCTATGAAGTAAGCGAAGAACAATTAATTCAGCTTTATGATGAATTCACAAAACTTGCCGATAAAAAGAAAGAAGTTTTTGACGAAGATTTGCGAATTTTAATGGGTGATACAATTTCTCACAAAGATGATTTATATTCTTTGGATCATCTGCAAATTTCTTCGGGTTCAAATTCAATTCCAAATGCTGTAATTCGAATTAAAGTTGATGGAAAAATTATTCAAGAATCTGCAATAGGAGATGGACCAATAGACGCAGTATTTAACGCAATTGAACGAGCGCTAAGTATTCACCCCGAAGTTGAATCATATAATGTTAGATCGGTTACATCCGGAAGACAAGCTTTGGGAGAAGTTTTGGTCAGAATTAGAAGTAACTCTAAATCTTTTACCGGAAGAGGAATTTCAACGGACGTTATTGAAGCAAGCGCATTAGCATATTTGAGCGCACTTAATAAAAAAAATACATCTATTCAATTGGATAAAAAATTTAATTCACAAAATGAATTGACAAAAGTTGTGTAA
- the leuB gene encoding 3-isopropylmalate dehydrogenase produces MNYKIALLPGDGIGIEVTNAAVKVISFIAEKFNLKIEFNEYAIGGNCYDKFGTPLTEETLNGCYNSDAVFLGAVGGLQWEKLPHHLKPEAALLKLREKLELFANIRPARIYPSMLDNSTLKKDVLEGTDFIVLRELTGGIYFGQPRGMDENKGWNTMIYSTHEVERIARKAFEIAAKREKVVTSVDKANVLEVSQFWRNVVEKVHKDYPDIKLNHMYVDNAAMQLVRNPKQFDVILTGNIFGDILSDISGMITGSLGMLPSASLGNKYSLYEPVHGSAPDIAGQNKANPIAAISSAAMMFDLSFGMTKAAQIIEKGITLTLDEGFRTADIATSESKVVSTTEMTSLIINNIEKVFTEEAIGVFLL; encoded by the coding sequence ATGAATTATAAAATTGCACTTTTACCCGGCGACGGTATTGGAATTGAAGTTACAAATGCTGCGGTAAAAGTTATAAGTTTTATTGCAGAAAAATTCAACTTAAAAATTGAATTTAATGAATACGCAATTGGCGGAAATTGTTATGATAAATTTGGAACTCCCTTAACTGAAGAAACACTTAATGGTTGCTATAATTCCGATGCTGTATTTCTTGGAGCAGTTGGCGGTTTGCAATGGGAAAAACTTCCACATCACTTAAAACCGGAAGCGGCATTGCTTAAGCTAAGGGAAAAATTAGAATTATTTGCAAATATTAGACCGGCAAGAATTTATCCGTCAATGTTAGATAATTCTACGCTTAAAAAAGATGTTTTGGAAGGAACTGATTTTATCGTTTTAAGAGAATTAACTGGTGGAATTTATTTTGGTCAGCCGCGCGGTATGGATGAAAACAAAGGCTGGAACACAATGATTTATTCAACTCATGAAGTTGAACGAATTGCAAGAAAAGCTTTTGAGATTGCCGCAAAAAGAGAAAAAGTTGTAACAAGTGTTGATAAAGCAAATGTTCTTGAGGTTTCGCAATTTTGGAGAAATGTTGTTGAAAAAGTTCATAAAGATTATCCGGATATAAAATTAAATCACATGTATGTTGATAATGCGGCGATGCAGCTTGTACGAAATCCAAAACAATTTGATGTAATTCTTACTGGAAATATTTTTGGAGATATTTTAAGTGATATTTCCGGAATGATAACCGGAAGTTTAGGAATGTTACCATCAGCAAGTCTGGGAAATAAATATTCTTTGTATGAACCGGTCCATGGTAGTGCGCCGGATATTGCCGGACAAAATAAAGCAAATCCAATTGCAGCAATTTCATCCGCAGCAATGATGTTTGATTTATCATTTGGAATGACCAAAGCTGCGCAAATTATAGAGAAGGGAATAACTCTAACTTTAGATGAAGGTTTTAGAACTGCTGATATTGCAACTTCAGAAAGTAAAGTTGTTTCAACAACGGAAATGACATCTCTAATTATCAATAATATAGAAAAGGTTTTTACGGAAGAAGCGATAGGTGTGTTTTTACTTTAG